In Sinorhizobium mexicanum, one DNA window encodes the following:
- a CDS encoding NAD/NADP-dependent octopine/nopaline dehydrogenase family protein: MRIGILGAGAIACGMAAFLAKAGHQPILWSPSGALRKLAEGACLTATGAVEFSGSVAAASDCAEAVVGADAIIVALPANGHRLVFDAAVPHLKSGQPVIISSHSSFGALYLSKRLADRGIRLPIIVWGTTLLTGRQQSDGVSVSVNTIRQKIDVATLPKSAAVDGKALCTELFGERFVERDGLLAIALSNLNPQNHLGIALLNLTRMEKGERWGQGEYVTPAVGQLIEALDLERLRIAESFGLSVRTVREHFSLSFHVPMSSVSEMNQQMHREGRGGFGPATADSRYIYEDVPFGLVPTSLLGRIAGSPALLHEAGTSLFSAAMGRNLVADNDLLPDLALDELSPTALTALCEEWPTA, encoded by the coding sequence ATGCGTATTGGTATTCTTGGGGCGGGGGCGATTGCCTGCGGCATGGCGGCTTTCCTCGCGAAGGCCGGTCACCAGCCGATCCTCTGGTCACCGTCTGGCGCGCTTCGCAAGCTCGCCGAAGGCGCTTGCCTGACCGCGACGGGAGCAGTCGAGTTTTCCGGATCGGTTGCCGCAGCCAGCGATTGCGCTGAGGCGGTCGTGGGGGCCGATGCGATTATTGTCGCCCTACCCGCAAACGGCCATCGTCTGGTGTTCGATGCCGCCGTGCCCCACCTCAAATCCGGCCAGCCAGTGATCATCAGTTCGCACAGTTCATTCGGCGCTCTTTACCTTTCAAAGCGACTGGCGGATCGAGGCATACGTCTGCCCATCATCGTTTGGGGCACGACGCTTCTGACTGGCCGCCAGCAATCGGACGGGGTGAGCGTTTCGGTCAATACCATCCGTCAAAAGATTGATGTCGCGACCCTGCCGAAATCCGCGGCGGTCGACGGAAAGGCGCTTTGCACTGAACTCTTCGGCGAGCGTTTCGTTGAGCGCGACGGGCTGCTCGCCATCGCGCTGTCGAACCTCAACCCACAGAACCACCTCGGAATCGCCCTGCTCAACCTGACCCGCATGGAAAAGGGCGAGAGATGGGGACAGGGCGAGTACGTCACGCCCGCCGTCGGGCAATTGATTGAAGCGCTTGACCTCGAACGGCTTAGGATCGCCGAGAGCTTCGGCCTTTCGGTCCGGACTGTGCGGGAACATTTCTCGCTCTCCTTCCACGTGCCGATGAGCAGCGTATCGGAAATGAACCAGCAGATGCACCGCGAGGGGCGCGGTGGCTTCGGCCCAGCGACCGCCGACAGCCGCTATATCTACGAGGACGTACCCTTCGGCCTTGTGCCAACCAGCCTACTTGGCCGCATTGCCGGCAGCCCCGCGTTGCTGCACGAAGCCGGCACCAGCCTGTTTTCGGCGGCAATGGGCCGCAACCTTGTCGCCGACAACGATCTGCTGCCGGATCTGGCACTCGATGAGCTTTCTCCGACAGCCCTCACGGCCTTGTGCGAGGAGTGGCCCACCGCATAG
- a CDS encoding LysR family transcriptional regulator has protein sequence MVSMEIRDLEAFLAVMSTGSITGAARLLDRSQSQVTRLIQDLETTLGFALFERNGPKIAPTEKGIAFHDDAERFVSGIGHLRDRAKAIAGREPEPIEIAATPAFASGIIPLALAQLPEDCLPRTINLRSMPAEAAVQSVLARTADFCVTSLPADQPGLEVQGFFEGPCVAALAPHDPLAARDVVSLADLAGRTLVTMANPFRLRHRVDQALEAAKVRPDRVIATNAAMNAVQIASTGLGVAIIEPATAYGMQAPSVAIRPLDVDIPFLWAIFSAGARPLSTGAHELIQRIMQIATERMPRLTVHDARRIARIADAAFARPNHPDTAPENEGRITEVPENEN, from the coding sequence ATAGTATCCATGGAAATCCGCGACCTCGAAGCGTTTCTCGCGGTCATGTCGACCGGCAGCATTACCGGTGCTGCGCGCCTTCTTGATCGCTCGCAATCACAGGTCACGCGGCTGATCCAGGATCTGGAAACCACGCTTGGTTTCGCGCTGTTCGAGCGTAACGGCCCCAAGATCGCCCCTACCGAGAAGGGAATTGCGTTCCATGACGATGCCGAGCGGTTCGTGAGCGGAATCGGCCACTTGCGGGATCGAGCGAAAGCGATCGCGGGCAGGGAACCCGAACCGATAGAGATCGCTGCCACGCCGGCTTTCGCAAGCGGCATTATCCCGCTCGCGCTCGCGCAGTTGCCGGAAGACTGTTTGCCGCGCACAATAAATCTTCGCAGCATGCCGGCGGAGGCGGCGGTCCAGTCGGTCCTTGCCCGAACGGCGGATTTCTGCGTCACGTCGCTGCCGGCCGATCAGCCGGGGCTCGAGGTACAAGGCTTCTTCGAGGGGCCATGCGTGGCCGCCTTGGCGCCGCACGATCCTCTTGCCGCCCGCGATGTGGTCTCACTTGCCGACCTCGCCGGCCGCACCCTGGTGACCATGGCAAATCCCTTCCGTCTGCGCCACCGCGTCGACCAGGCGCTTGAGGCCGCGAAGGTCAGACCCGACCGGGTCATCGCTACCAATGCGGCGATGAACGCCGTGCAGATCGCCTCGACCGGTCTCGGCGTCGCGATCATCGAGCCCGCAACCGCCTATGGCATGCAAGCGCCTTCCGTCGCGATCCGCCCGCTCGACGTCGACATCCCTTTCCTCTGGGCGATTTTTTCGGCGGGCGCCCGCCCGCTTTCGACCGGCGCGCATGAGCTGATCCAGCGCATCATGCAGATCGCGACCGAGAGGATGCCGAGACTGACCGTGCATGACGCGCGCCGGATAGCGCGCATCGCGGACGCGGCCTTTGCCCGCCCGAACCACCCCGATACGGCCCCAGAAAACGAGGGTCGAATAACTGAAGTACCCGAGAACGAAAATTGA
- a CDS encoding extracellular solute-binding protein translates to MKDLIATRRSTLKLLAAGTGMLAAPSIIRPAFGQSKVVNITTYDKFVPQTFIDQFQKDTGIEIRIRLTDDQGKQYNLLTAEGTAPSTDIVTVTGHRLSQFMGSDLLAPLDTARLKNWDKLASAYKGAPQLTVDGKTYGVPLLAGFEGLARNTEYTKASDSWSIMFDDEYKGLTSYIITDFLSIVMRHQGNDGDYVTYGDKPDVAQAATNQARDFLIKHKDKVRKYYDAASEVQQMFVNEDIYLAQTWSGPAAKLIMDGHPIEISVPKEGTYGFLYSFNVVNNAPNADAAYAFLDALLSSPEIGAAMTRQSGFASAFDGVDKVLDDKERAAMTLPPEQVERIQFFSSVNRDMKNEMIDKAAAEIKAA, encoded by the coding sequence ATGAAAGACTTGATCGCAACCCGCCGTTCGACATTGAAGCTGCTCGCAGCCGGCACAGGCATGCTGGCCGCACCGTCGATCATCCGGCCCGCTTTCGGCCAGAGTAAGGTCGTCAACATCACGACCTACGACAAGTTCGTGCCGCAAACCTTCATCGATCAGTTCCAGAAGGACACCGGTATCGAGATCCGCATTAGGCTGACCGACGATCAGGGCAAGCAGTACAACCTTCTGACGGCCGAGGGCACCGCGCCCTCCACCGACATCGTGACGGTCACCGGCCATCGCCTGTCGCAGTTCATGGGATCGGACCTGCTCGCGCCCCTCGACACGGCTCGCCTGAAGAATTGGGATAAGCTCGCTTCCGCCTACAAGGGTGCCCCGCAGCTCACCGTCGATGGCAAGACCTATGGCGTGCCGCTGCTTGCCGGCTTCGAGGGACTTGCCCGCAACACGGAATATACCAAGGCCTCCGACAGCTGGAGTATCATGTTCGATGACGAGTACAAGGGTCTGACCTCCTACATCATCACCGACTTCCTCTCCATCGTCATGCGCCATCAGGGCAATGACGGCGACTACGTCACCTACGGGGACAAGCCGGACGTGGCACAGGCCGCGACCAATCAGGCCCGCGACTTCCTGATCAAGCACAAGGATAAGGTGCGCAAGTATTACGACGCCGCCTCCGAGGTCCAGCAGATGTTCGTCAACGAGGACATCTACCTGGCACAGACCTGGTCGGGTCCGGCAGCCAAGCTGATTATGGATGGTCACCCGATCGAGATCTCCGTCCCGAAGGAAGGCACCTACGGCTTCCTCTACTCGTTCAACGTCGTCAACAACGCTCCGAACGCGGACGCGGCCTATGCCTTCCTCGACGCACTCCTGTCCTCGCCGGAAATCGGCGCGGCGATGACGCGCCAGTCGGGCTTCGCGTCAGCCTTCGACGGCGTCGACAAGGTGCTGGACGACAAGGAGCGCGCCGCTATGACGCTGCCGCCGGAGCAGGTCGAGCGGATCCAGTTCTTCAGCTCGGTGAACCGAGACATGAAGAACGAGATGATCGACAAGGCCGCCGCCGAAATCAAGGCCGCCTGA
- a CDS encoding ABC transporter permease: MVDTTTQPRSVALPAAPRYAGWIGTAVGSSLYRNTIGQLADSRRIRLAVLAGVPLVWIAMLHIGPILQMANISLMANYPPQPHKSSDYTLANYALFFSDRLYFVPFIRSLIFAAVVTISTLVIVYPVAYYIAKVVQPKNRMRALLLLLIPFWAGELIRTFSVIMLLANRGAANVLLRELGLIDRPIPMLYTFFSLSFGVIYLLALYMLLPLYSAIEKIPTPLIHAAADLGAGPFQRFRRVILPLSKDGIVSGCSLVYLTAIGVFAAPLLLGGPNAVIFPEVIAMLFHGSNDKWPEGAAFSMIMLAVSLTTVGLFMRVVGGRSVRLM; encoded by the coding sequence ATGGTGGACACGACGACACAACCTCGATCCGTCGCCTTGCCGGCGGCACCCCGCTATGCGGGGTGGATCGGCACGGCAGTGGGTTCAAGCCTCTATCGCAACACAATAGGGCAGCTGGCGGACAGCCGCCGCATCAGGCTCGCCGTGCTCGCGGGCGTGCCGCTCGTCTGGATCGCCATGCTGCATATCGGGCCTATCCTGCAGATGGCCAATATCAGCCTCATGGCCAATTATCCGCCGCAACCGCACAAGAGCAGCGACTACACACTCGCCAATTACGCCTTGTTCTTCTCCGACCGGCTCTATTTCGTGCCCTTCATTCGCAGCCTGATCTTTGCAGCGGTGGTCACGATCTCGACGCTGGTGATCGTCTATCCGGTCGCCTACTACATTGCGAAGGTGGTGCAGCCGAAGAACCGGATGCGCGCCCTGCTTCTGCTGCTTATTCCGTTCTGGGCGGGGGAACTGATCCGCACCTTCTCGGTCATTATGTTGCTCGCCAATCGCGGGGCTGCGAATGTTCTGCTTCGGGAGCTGGGCTTGATCGATCGGCCGATCCCGATGCTCTACACCTTCTTTTCGCTGAGTTTCGGCGTGATCTATCTTCTGGCGCTCTATATGCTGTTGCCGCTCTATTCGGCGATCGAGAAGATTCCGACGCCGCTCATCCATGCCGCGGCCGATCTCGGCGCGGGCCCCTTCCAGCGCTTCCGCCGGGTCATTCTGCCGCTTTCCAAGGACGGCATCGTTTCGGGGTGCAGCCTCGTCTACCTCACCGCCATTGGCGTTTTTGCGGCGCCCCTGCTGCTCGGCGGCCCGAATGCGGTCATCTTTCCTGAAGTCATCGCGATGCTGTTCCACGGCTCGAATGACAAGTGGCCCGAGGGTGCCGCCTTCTCGATGATCATGCTTGCGGTGTCGCTTACTACCGTCGGTCTGTTCATGCGCGTCGTCGGCGGTCGCTCTGTAAGGCTGATGTAA
- a CDS encoding ABC transporter permease, whose amino-acid sequence MRTYFNDLPKTALGASYWLFTVYLVLPLALMMSMSFKDANFIAFPIGNWTLDWYGKVLQDKQFIEASLYSIGIALATTVCATIVGVWIAMLVSAENIWGRAAIFALACLPAVVPGLINAISMRIFIRAVDIPTGTFAIILAHTVHAVPFVVIMVLTRLRSMPANLVDAARDLGADPFVAFLRVTIPYLIPALFGGMIFCVLTSIDDFVRTFFLGGYQPTLPMLIFAKVQGGMSPEINAMATIVLVVTTAVGLYAELFTRRSRS is encoded by the coding sequence ATGCGAACTTATTTCAACGATCTGCCAAAGACTGCGCTCGGTGCCTCCTATTGGCTCTTTACTGTCTACCTCGTACTGCCGCTGGCACTAATGATGTCGATGAGTTTCAAGGACGCCAATTTCATCGCTTTTCCGATCGGCAACTGGACGCTCGACTGGTACGGCAAGGTGCTGCAGGACAAGCAGTTTATCGAGGCGTCGCTCTATTCGATTGGCATTGCCCTCGCGACGACCGTCTGCGCGACGATTGTTGGCGTCTGGATCGCGATGCTGGTGTCGGCGGAAAACATCTGGGGCAGGGCGGCCATCTTCGCGCTCGCCTGTTTGCCCGCCGTCGTACCGGGCCTGATCAATGCCATCTCGATGCGTATCTTCATCCGCGCGGTGGATATTCCCACCGGCACCTTTGCGATCATCCTGGCGCACACGGTCCACGCGGTGCCCTTCGTGGTTATCATGGTGTTGACGCGACTGCGCTCCATGCCCGCCAATCTGGTCGATGCGGCGCGCGACCTCGGCGCCGATCCGTTCGTCGCCTTCCTGCGCGTCACGATCCCCTATCTCATCCCGGCGCTCTTCGGCGGCATGATTTTCTGCGTGCTGACAAGCATCGACGATTTCGTGCGCACCTTCTTCCTCGGCGGTTACCAGCCTACGCTGCCGATGCTGATCTTTGCCAAGGTGCAGGGCGGCATGTCGCCGGAGATCAACGCCATGGCGACGATCGTGCTCGTCGTCACCACTGCCGTCGGCCTCTATGCCGAGCTTTTTACCCGCCGTTCGAGGAGCTGA
- a CDS encoding ABC transporter ATP-binding protein, producing MQPVVHFKNVNKFYGALPAVENLDLAIETGQFVTLLGPSGCGKSTTLRMLGGFEEPTSGEIYLDGKPISHLPPNKRNVNIVFQDYALFPHLPVRRNIAFGLELKGMESSAIHKRVTELLALVGLQDYAERMPAQLSGGQRQRVALMRALAPDPNVLLLDEPLSALDAKLRQQMQIELKSIQQKTGKTFIFVTHDQEEALTMSDVIVVMDKGRIEQMGGPDELYARPRSRFVANFIGQSNFLEGKVVSVEGTVASFDWQGNIVQADVNGTAHAPGARATVALRPEALYCLPAKPEGRLALKGRIDQRVFKGAHTSLTVTLENGTSLVVQLDPVALSHIESDEVWVGWRERDAVLLAD from the coding sequence ATGCAGCCGGTCGTCCATTTCAAGAATGTCAATAAGTTCTACGGTGCGCTCCCGGCCGTCGAAAACCTCGATCTCGCCATCGAGACCGGGCAGTTCGTTACGCTGCTTGGCCCTTCCGGCTGCGGCAAGTCGACGACGCTGCGCATGCTCGGCGGCTTCGAGGAGCCAACCTCCGGTGAAATCTATCTCGACGGCAAGCCGATCTCGCACCTGCCCCCCAACAAGCGCAACGTCAACATCGTCTTTCAGGATTATGCGCTTTTCCCCCACCTGCCGGTTCGCCGCAACATCGCTTTCGGACTGGAGCTGAAGGGCATGGAGTCGAGCGCGATCCACAAGCGCGTTACCGAGCTTCTCGCCCTCGTCGGGCTTCAGGACTACGCCGAGCGCATGCCGGCCCAGCTTTCCGGCGGCCAGCGGCAGCGAGTGGCGCTGATGAGGGCGCTGGCGCCCGATCCGAACGTGCTGTTGCTCGACGAGCCACTCTCGGCGCTTGATGCGAAGCTGCGCCAGCAGATGCAGATCGAGCTCAAGTCCATTCAACAGAAGACCGGGAAGACCTTCATCTTCGTCACCCACGACCAGGAGGAGGCACTGACGATGTCCGACGTCATCGTGGTGATGGACAAGGGCAGGATCGAGCAGATGGGCGGCCCGGACGAGCTCTATGCTCGCCCACGCAGCCGCTTCGTCGCCAATTTCATCGGACAGAGCAATTTCCTCGAAGGTAAGGTCGTGTCCGTCGAAGGCACGGTCGCGAGCTTCGACTGGCAGGGCAACATCGTGCAGGCCGACGTAAACGGTACGGCGCACGCGCCGGGGGCACGCGCGACCGTGGCGCTCCGGCCCGAGGCGCTCTACTGCCTGCCGGCGAAACCCGAAGGCCGGCTGGCGCTCAAGGGACGCATCGACCAGCGCGTCTTCAAAGGTGCCCACACGTCTCTCACCGTAACCCTCGAAAATGGCACGAGCCTCGTCGTCCAGCTCGATCCGGTCGCTCTCTCGCATATCGAAAGCGACGAGGTGTGGGTGGGCTGGCGCGAACGGGATGCCGTCCTGCTGGCGGATTGA
- a CDS encoding NAD(P)-binding domain-containing protein yields MTNKQQRLAELNARVAQDLSYLNYPPANWSKTITTKDGRPLSDVVIIGGGMCGLVAWHALTRAGIANLRIVDRAPKGLEGPWLTYARMETLRSPKNLLGPALGVASLSFRAWFTTLHGEAEWEELFRIPRPMWMDYLKWYREIMAIPVENDTHVTRVVPCGDDLLELEIAGGAKPPIFTRKLVMATGRDGLGEPTIPDFVKGMERHRSWAHSADDIDFERLRGKRVVVIGVGASAVDNAAEALERGAGEVRLLARRKQMPTINKLMGIGSYGVVAGFAQISPEWRWRLMDYAAKQQTPAPHNSTLRVSRHPNAYFHFDCGIRSMKEEGGEVIITTTNGRVFRTDFVILGTGFLIDPLSRSELAPYQDKIACWEDRYTPPPGEENPGLGRFPWLSDDFSFTEKGPGTAPWLKDIHCFNYGASVSLGKVSGDIPAISEGALWLARGIAASLFIRDIDYHWEALLAYEKPELDGTEWTDADAPEPAQRTA; encoded by the coding sequence ATGACCAACAAGCAGCAGCGGCTTGCCGAGCTGAATGCGCGGGTGGCGCAGGATCTCAGCTATCTGAACTACCCGCCGGCCAATTGGTCGAAGACGATCACGACGAAAGATGGTCGGCCCCTCAGCGACGTGGTCATCATTGGCGGCGGCATGTGCGGCCTCGTGGCCTGGCATGCGCTGACGCGCGCCGGTATTGCCAATCTGCGCATCGTCGACCGGGCGCCGAAGGGTCTCGAGGGACCATGGCTCACCTATGCGCGCATGGAAACGCTGCGCTCGCCGAAGAACCTGCTGGGTCCGGCCCTCGGCGTGGCCTCGCTCAGCTTCCGGGCCTGGTTCACGACGCTCCATGGCGAGGCCGAATGGGAGGAACTGTTTCGCATCCCGCGACCGATGTGGATGGATTATCTGAAGTGGTATCGCGAAATCATGGCAATCCCCGTCGAGAACGACACGCACGTCACCCGCGTCGTGCCGTGTGGCGATGATCTGCTGGAGCTCGAAATCGCCGGCGGCGCGAAGCCGCCCATTTTTACCCGCAAGCTGGTGATGGCGACTGGCCGGGACGGGCTCGGCGAGCCGACCATCCCTGACTTCGTCAAGGGTATGGAACGACACAGATCTTGGGCGCATTCAGCCGACGACATCGACTTCGAGCGGCTGAGGGGCAAACGCGTTGTCGTCATCGGCGTAGGAGCCTCGGCTGTTGACAATGCCGCAGAAGCATTGGAGCGAGGGGCGGGCGAAGTGCGTCTTCTCGCCCGTCGCAAGCAGATGCCGACGATCAACAAGCTGATGGGCATCGGCTCCTACGGGGTCGTCGCCGGCTTCGCGCAAATTTCGCCGGAATGGCGCTGGCGGCTGATGGATTATGCCGCCAAGCAGCAGACGCCGGCCCCGCACAATTCGACGTTGCGCGTCAGCCGTCATCCGAACGCCTATTTCCATTTCGATTGCGGTATCCGCTCAATGAAGGAGGAGGGCGGCGAGGTCATTATCACGACGACTAATGGCCGCGTCTTCCGCACGGATTTCGTCATCCTCGGCACCGGCTTCTTGATCGATCCCTTGAGCCGTAGCGAACTTGCCCCGTATCAGGACAAGATCGCCTGCTGGGAGGACCGCTACACGCCGCCGCCTGGCGAGGAGAACCCCGGCCTCGGCCGGTTCCCCTGGCTGAGCGACGACTTTTCCTTCACTGAGAAGGGGCCGGGCACGGCGCCATGGCTGAAGGACATCCATTGCTTCAATTACGGCGCATCCGTCAGCCTCGGCAAAGTCAGCGGCGATATTCCAGCGATCAGCGAAGGAGCGCTGTGGCTGGCGCGGGGCATTGCCGCTTCACTCTTCATCCGCGACATCGACTACCATTGGGAAGCGCTGCTCGCCTACGAGAAGCCGGAACTCGACGGAACAGAATGGACGGATGCGGACGCGCCGGAGCCGGCGCAGAGGACGGCCTGA
- a CDS encoding CMD domain protein, with the protein MTAPSTVDVIDTVLGLERFPDLKALRQQRAKLKHLTQTSYEAALRPAEPRNFSYGLRAALAARIAALWKSEELAAHYRALLDGEDAETRALADPASGATGNARLAAILAHVDLVTLSPKEATRGNIEKLAAAGLDDRDIVTLAGLIAFVNYQVLVATGLKMLRDN; encoded by the coding sequence ATGACCGCTCCATCGACCGTCGACGTGATCGACACCGTGCTCGGCCTCGAGCGCTTCCCCGACCTCAAGGCGCTGCGCCAGCAAAGGGCGAAGCTGAAGCATCTGACGCAGACAAGCTACGAAGCCGCCCTTCGTCCGGCCGAGCCGCGCAATTTCTCCTATGGGCTTCGCGCGGCACTGGCAGCACGGATCGCGGCCCTTTGGAAGTCGGAGGAACTCGCGGCCCATTATCGGGCGCTGCTTGATGGAGAGGATGCGGAAACGCGCGCACTGGCCGACCCGGCATCGGGCGCAACTGGCAACGCGCGTCTTGCCGCAATTCTCGCCCATGTCGACCTGGTGACGCTCTCGCCGAAGGAAGCGACCCGCGGCAATATCGAAAAGCTCGCCGCCGCAGGCCTCGACGACCGGGACATCGTGACGCTCGCCGGCCTCATCGCTTTCGTCAACTATCAGGTGCTGGTCGCGACCGGCCTCAAGATGCTGAGAGACAACTGA
- a CDS encoding peroxidase-related enzyme codes for MSQAVHEFTVEALDWKPYVKPIDIDAATPEQLEALKVTPSNRKISDYVLVLANEPETLKERTPLFNDIMYSEGGLSRGGREIGALAASFVNRCIYCASVHAARYIQLEKRPEVVEEIYESGLDADLPEVEQALFNFGVDLTAHPDNVGAYQFYHLREIGMDDLQILDLIHSVAIFGWANRLMHTLGEPHRQD; via the coding sequence ATGTCGCAAGCCGTACACGAATTCACCGTCGAGGCGCTCGACTGGAAGCCCTATGTGAAACCAATCGACATCGATGCTGCAACCCCCGAACAGCTCGAGGCGCTGAAGGTCACGCCGTCCAACAGGAAAATCTCGGACTATGTCCTGGTGCTCGCCAACGAGCCGGAAACGCTGAAGGAACGCACGCCGCTCTTCAACGACATCATGTATAGCGAGGGCGGGCTGTCGCGCGGGGGACGTGAAATCGGTGCGCTGGCGGCTTCGTTCGTCAACCGCTGCATCTATTGCGCCTCCGTGCATGCGGCGCGCTACATCCAGCTCGAGAAGCGGCCGGAGGTGGTGGAGGAGATCTACGAGAGCGGCCTCGATGCCGACCTGCCGGAAGTCGAGCAGGCGCTGTTCAATTTCGGTGTCGACCTGACGGCGCATCCCGACAATGTCGGCGCCTACCAGTTCTACCACTTGCGCGAGATCGGCATGGACGACCTCCAGATCCTTGATCTCATCCACTCGGTTGCGATCTTTGGCTGGGCCAACCGGCTGATGCACACGCTTGGCGAGCCGCACCGGCAGGACTGA
- a CDS encoding MATE family efflux transporter: MEQVPAQNACSAAAVRPFGITHRDVLRIACPMMIAYLSSPLVGLVATGVIGQLREEALIGGVALSAVIFDVTFVTFNFLRGATTGFTAQALGAGDRRAEQRMLASGLIIALVAGLALLVLQKPIGELGLDAMGAEGAVRDAASTYFAWRIWSAPFVLFNFVVFGWVIGRGDVFWGMILQTLLNVLNAVLSIYWVMGVGWGVAGVAVASLVAEVVTALAGLYLIWAKSDQNAWSLPDFSVFRRAFSVNGDMMIRSFALLIGLSFFTRQSGTLGIEILAANTILLRFYFFGVAFLDGVATAAEQLAGRAVGARYRPAFDRTIRLTTLWGFLFAGLVSVAFLSGGGWVIDITAPTGTVAALAERYLPYVVALPIFGIVAFQMDGVYIGATWSRQMRNLMVGSLAIYFAVWAVLQPLLGNDGLWITLILFQSARSVAFRLMLPRLADRTFPTGTSSAR, encoded by the coding sequence GTGGAACAGGTCCCCGCTCAAAACGCATGCAGCGCGGCCGCGGTCCGCCCCTTCGGCATAACGCACCGCGACGTGCTGCGGATCGCATGTCCGATGATGATCGCCTATCTGTCGAGCCCGCTGGTCGGGCTCGTCGCGACCGGCGTCATCGGGCAGTTGCGCGAGGAGGCGCTGATCGGCGGGGTGGCACTTTCGGCCGTCATCTTCGACGTCACCTTCGTCACCTTCAATTTCCTGCGCGGCGCGACCACCGGCTTTACCGCCCAAGCGCTCGGCGCGGGTGACCGGCGCGCAGAGCAGCGCATGCTCGCGAGCGGACTGATCATCGCTCTCGTTGCGGGCTTGGCGCTCCTGGTCCTGCAAAAGCCGATCGGCGAACTCGGCCTCGACGCAATGGGTGCCGAGGGGGCGGTCCGCGATGCGGCGTCCACCTATTTCGCGTGGCGCATCTGGTCAGCGCCCTTTGTGTTATTCAACTTCGTGGTCTTCGGCTGGGTGATCGGGCGCGGCGATGTGTTCTGGGGTATGATCCTGCAAACGCTGCTGAACGTGCTCAACGCAGTGCTCAGCATCTACTGGGTGATGGGGGTCGGCTGGGGTGTCGCGGGTGTTGCCGTTGCCTCGCTGGTCGCGGAGGTCGTGACCGCACTTGCGGGTCTCTATCTTATCTGGGCAAAAAGCGACCAAAACGCTTGGAGCTTGCCGGACTTTTCCGTCTTCCGCCGTGCCTTCTCAGTAAATGGCGACATGATGATCCGCTCCTTCGCGCTGCTCATCGGCCTGTCCTTCTTCACCCGCCAAAGTGGCACGCTGGGTATCGAAATCCTTGCGGCAAACACCATCCTGCTGCGTTTCTATTTCTTCGGAGTCGCCTTCCTCGACGGAGTGGCCACCGCGGCCGAGCAGCTGGCCGGCCGCGCGGTCGGCGCGCGCTACCGCCCGGCCTTCGACCGTACCATACGGTTAACCACGCTATGGGGCTTCCTCTTCGCGGGCCTCGTCTCAGTCGCCTTCCTCTCCGGCGGCGGCTGGGTAATAGACATCACCGCTCCGACGGGAACGGTCGCGGCCCTGGCCGAGCGCTACCTGCCTTATGTCGTCGCGCTCCCGATCTTCGGCATCGTCGCCTTCCAAATGGACGGGGTCTACATCGGCGCAACCTGGTCGAGGCAAATGCGCAACCTGATGGTGGGGTCACTGGCAATCTATTTCGCCGTCTGGGCGGTGCTGCAGCCTCTGCTCGGCAATGACGGGCTATGGATCACTCTTATCCTCTTCCAAAGCGCCCGCAGTGTCGCCTTTCGCCTCATGCTGCCGCGACTGGCCGACCGGACGTTCCCTACCGGAACAAGCTCAGCCCGTTGA